The Candidatus Parvarchaeota archaeon genome segment TTGCAAAAGCACAACCTATTTACAAGAATTTCAGGGGCTGGGAAGACCTAGGCGAGCAGGGTTGGCAGGAAGTTGCAAAAAAGAACTCCCTGGATGCTTTCCCCCAAAATTGCCAAAAATATCTCAAGTTCATAAAACGGTTTCTTGGAGTGCCAATCACGATACTAGGTGTCGGGCCCGACAGGGAAAAAACGTTAGTATTAAAGGAGTTGCCAAAGTAAATTCTCTTCTTGCTCCAGACAGCTAGTTTTGTCATGGTCTTGTAGTATCATAGCCATGTGTTGGCGTTAGTTGGAGAGCAACTTTCTTGTTGTTTGGGGCTTGTATTGACTGTTTGATTCAATGATTCAAAATTTCGCCTTGGTAGCTCAGGGGTAGAGCGCGTCCTTGGTAAGGACGAGGCCGCGAGTTCAATTCTCGCCCAAGGCTTCGCTGCGCTCTGCCTTGGGTTTGCGTCCCGGGGCGCAAATCTCTCGCAATTCTTCGAATTGCTCGATCGCCCAAGGCTTGGGGCATCATGTTAGACTTTGTGATGCCACGAGGTCAAATGCTCGGAATTAAATTCCGTGCTCCTGCGCATACGCTAATTTTTTCCTACTCAATCTTAATCAGCTCGCCGTTTTGGGGGGCAAGGGCGTCAAAG includes the following:
- a CDS encoding adenylosuccinate synthase (catalyzes the formation of N6-(1,2,-dicarboxyethyl)-AMP from L-aspartate, inosine monophosphate and GTP in AMP biosynthesis), translated to AKAQPIYKNFRGWEDLGEQGWQEVAKKNSLDAFPQNCQKYLKFIKRFLGVPITILGVGPDREKTLVLKELPK